GCGCTCAACCGTGAGGCACTCGATTTCTTCCTGGCCCTGGGCGACATGATTTACGCCGACTTTACTTGCGAAGCGACCGGATTCTATGGCAATCCGCAAATTCCCGGCGACTTTCCTGCGGCTAGCGAACTCCCGCATTATTGGGCGCATTGGCGCTACAATCGCGACGATGCCGGCTATCGGCAAATGCTGGCGCGGATGCCGTACTACGCCATTTGGGATGACCACGAAGTCAGCAACGACTTCGGTCCGTTGCATGTCGCTCCCGGGCCGACCAAGGAAAGCGCGGAGAAACCGTTGATCGCCACCGGTTTGGCGGCTTTCCTGGACTATAACCCCATCGCCGAACATCCGGACACGCCCAAGCGGCTTTATCGCAGCGTGCGTTGGGGCAAACATCTCGAACTCATCCTGCTCGACACTCGACAATACCGGGACGCGAACTTTGCCCCGGATGATCCTAAGACGCCCAAATCCATGCTGGGGCGCGAACAGTTGACATGGTTGAAAGAGACACTGACGCAGTCGGATGCGACCTGGAAGGTGATTGTGTCGAGCGTGCCAATGTCCGTACCCACGGGGGTGAGTCCGCAAATCCCGCCGGAGGAATTCGCCGCGTTCGACAAGGTGACGGGCCTCTCGAAATTGCTTCCGCATCTGAACAAGTCTGGCGGACTCGACGGCTGGGCGAACTACGAACAAGGCGCGGGGTTCGAGCAGGAATTGATCGAGATTCTGCGCTTCATGCAGCGCCAGGGTGTCAACAACAACATCTGGCTTACGACCGACGTGCATTTTGCAGCGGCGTTTCGCTATACGCCGTTCGCCGATGCCCCTAAGTTCCACCCCCGCGAGTTTATTAGCGGTCCGCTGAGCGCGCTCTTGTTTCCTAATCCCCTCTTCGACACCACCTTGGGGACCGAGCGGCTCTTTTTTTATGGCG
This genomic stretch from Deltaproteobacteria bacterium harbors:
- a CDS encoding alkaline phosphatase D family protein, with protein sequence MTCRKLFFSLWWRTTTVVLFAIGSAGLAHSAQSSAPQVTHGVASGDVTPTSAVVWARASSTGVMQVTVRPEGTSKGKAVRRETAVSVTHDFTGRVLVDGLVPDTAYRYTVAFSGGKAESGTFRTAPARTSPKAVRFAWSGDLGSDVCRDRQDGYPIFQALNREALDFFLALGDMIYADFTCEATGFYGNPQIPGDFPAASELPHYWAHWRYNRDDAGYRQMLARMPYYAIWDDHEVSNDFGPLHVAPGPTKESAEKPLIATGLAAFLDYNPIAEHPDTPKRLYRSVRWGKHLELILLDTRQYRDANFAPDDPKTPKSMLGREQLTWLKETLTQSDATWKVIVSSVPMSVPTGVSPQIPPEEFAAFDKVTGLSKLLPHLNKSGGLDGWANYEQGAGFEQELIEILRFMQRQGVNNNIWLTTDVHFAAAFRYTPFADAPKFHPREFISGPLSALLFPNPLFDTTLGTERLFFYGAEKFTDIRSYEAAKPWFNYGAVEIDADGNLTVQIHKVDGTVVYQETLQPQR